A window of Ictidomys tridecemlineatus isolate mIctTri1 chromosome 1, mIctTri1.hap1, whole genome shotgun sequence contains these coding sequences:
- the LOC101967170 gene encoding olfactory receptor 2L13 — MEKWNQTSNDFILLGLLPHNQTGLLLLLLIISVFVLACLGNSGMTALIFLDLRLHTPMYFLLSQLSLMDLMYISSTVPKMTYNFLSGQRSISVLGCAMQIFFFITMGCSEGLLLASMAYDRFVAICHPLHYPIHMNKRVCVKMILGSWALGSINSLAHTIYTFQIPYCRSREINHFFCDIPAMMPLACMDTWVYEYMVFVSTTLFLFLPFLGIMVSYGRVLFAVFHMRSKEGRKKAFTTCATHLTVVTFYYAPFVYTYLRPRSLRSPEEDKILAVFYSVLTPMLNPIVYSLRNKEVLGAMRRVCGMLSSRKK; from the coding sequence ATGGAGAAATGGAACCAAActtcaaatgattttattttgttggggCTGTTACCCCATAACCAAACTGGCCTCCTTCTCTTGCTCTTGATCATCTCTGTGTTTGTTCTCGCCTGTTTGGGGAACTCAGGGATGACTGCCCTCATCTTCTTGGACCTGCGGCTCCATACCCCCATGTACTTTCTCCTAAgccagctctccctcatggaccttATGTACATCTCCTCCACCGTCCCCAAAATGACATATAACTTCCTCTCTGGCCAGAGAAGCATCTCTGTCCTGGGGTGTGCCATGCAGATCTTCTTCTTCATAACCATGGGATGTTCTGAAGGCTTACTCCTGGCCtccatggcctatgaccgctttgTGGCCATCTGCCACCCCCTCCACTACCCCATACACATGAATAAAAGGGTATGTGTGAAGATGATCCTGGGGTCCTGGGCACTGGGCTCCATCAACTCCCTGGCACACACCATCTATACTTTTCAGATTCCTTACTGCAGATCTAGAGAAAtcaatcatttcttctgtgaCATCCCAGCCATGATGCCTCTGGCCTGTATGGACACCTGGGTCTATGAGTACATGGTGTTTGTGAGCACCACCCTGTTTCTCTTCCTGCCTTTCCTTGGCATCATGGTCTCCTATGGACGGGTCCTTTTTGCTGTCTTCCACATGCGTtcaaaagagggaaggaaaaaggccTTCACCACGTGCGCCACACATTTAACTGTGGTGACATTTTACTATGCTCCTTTTGTCTACACTTATCTCCGTCCCAGGAGTCTCCGCTCACCAGAAGAGGACAAAATTCTTGCAGTTTTCTACAGCGTCCTCACCCCCATGCTCAACCCAATtgtctacagcctgaggaacaaggaggtGCTGGGGGCCATGAGGAGAGTGTGTGGGATGCTCTCCTCCAGGAAGAAGTGA
- the LOC101968607 gene encoding olfactory receptor 2L13 gives MEKWNQTSSDFILLGLLPQNQAGLLLLLLIVSVFVFACLGNSGMTALIFLDPRLHTPMYFLLSQLSLMDLMYISSTVPKMVYNFLSGQKSISFLGCGVQIFFFVTLACSEGLLLASMAYDRFVAICHPLHYPIRMSKRVCVKMILGSWTLSSINSLAHTIYTFQIPYCRSRAINHFYCDIPAMMPLACVDTWDYEYMVFVSAVLFLLLPFLGITASYGRVLFAVFHMRSKEGRKKAFTTCATHLTVVIFYYTPFVYTYLRPRSLRLPEEDKILAVFYSVLTPMLNPIVYSLRNKEVLGAMRRVWGMFSSRKN, from the coding sequence ATGGAGAAATGGAACCAAACTTCAAGTGATTTCATTTTATTGGGGCTGTTACCGCAAAACCAAGCTGGTCTACTTCTCTTGCTCCTGATCGtctctgtgtttgtttttgcCTGTTTGGGGAACTCAGGGATGACTGCCCTCATCTTCTTGGACCCCCggctccacacccccatgtactttctcctcagccagctctccctcatggacctgatGTACATCTCCTCCACGGTCCCCAAGATGGTATACAACTTCCTCTCTGGGCAGAAAAGCATCtccttcctgggctgtggtgtACAAATCTTCTTCTTTGTGACATTGGCATGTTCTGAAGGCTTACTTCTGGCCTCCATGGCCTATGATCGCTTTGTGGCCATCTGCCACCCCCTCCACTACCCCATACGCATGAGTAAAAGGGTATGTGTGAAGATGATCCTGGGGTCCTGGACGCTGAGCTCCATCAACTCCCTGGCACACACCATCTATACTTTTCAGATTCCTTACTGCAGATCTAGAGCCATCAATCATTTCTACTGTGACATCCCAGCCATGATGCCTCTGGCCTGTGTGGACACCTGGGACTATGAGTACATGGTGTTTGTGAGTGCAgtcctgtttctcctcctcccaTTCCTTGGCATCACGGCCTCCTATGGACGGGTCCTTTTTGCTGTCTTCCACATGCGCTcaaaagaggggagaaaaaaggCCTTCACCACGTGTGCCACACATTTAACTGTGGTGATATTTTACTACACACCTTTTGTCTACACTTATCTGCGTCCCAGGAGTCTCCGCTTACCTGAAGAGGACAAGATCCTTGCAGTTTTCTACAGTGTCCTCACTCCCATGCTCAACCCAATtgtctacagcctgaggaacaaggaggtCCTGGGGGCCATGAGGAGAGTGTGGGGGATGTTCTCCTCCAGGAAGAATTGA